GCCGGTGCTTTGCAAGATATTGATCGGGCTGTCATTGTCGGGCAAAGATCGTATGGCAAAGGATTGGTTCAAAATATAATTCCTTTAAGCTATAATACACAGGTAAAAGTTACCATTGCTAAATATTATATCCCAAGCGGCAGATGTATTCAGAACATTGATTATTCATTAAAAAACGAGAATGATGAATTTACTAAAATCCCCGATTCATTAATCTCAGAATATAAAACCCAATCAGGCAGAAAAGTTTATGATGGCGGCGGAATTGATCCTGATATCAAAGTTGCGCAAAGTACTTTTAGCCAGCTTACTGCCAATCTTTATGGGCGCTTTTTGATTTTTGATTACGCTACAAAATTCAAAAGTGAGCATCCTTCCATAGCCAAGGCTAAAGATTTCAAGATAAGCGATGAAATCTATCAGGATTTTTTGGCCTATTTAAAACTAGCGAAATTCAATTACCAAACTCAGTACGAGCGAACCCTTGAAGTATTAAAAAAACAAGCAGAAAGAGAAAATTCATTTGAGGAAGTAAAAAATGAATTTACAGCACTTGAAGCTGCTATTAAAGAGAATAAGTCGGCGGAATACACCAAGTATCAGGACGAGATTAAAAAAGTTTTGAAAATGGAAATCGTTTCAAGATACTACTATATGGCAGGAGAAGTTGAGACATCTCTTGATAGTGATATGGATTTAGATAAAGCGATGGAAGTTTTGATGAACCAAAACCAATATCAAGTACTTTTATTACCCGAACCAAACAAAATACTTGGGAAAAAATAATTTATTGAATGAATGTTCATTAAACACATCACAAGTACAACTTTATATTTCATTTGCTTGATTCTACTGGCAATAAGCTTGCCTTTGTCGAATTATACAATGTCCCTATTCCAATTCGTACTGCTTTTTATATGGTTATTCTCAGGATTCGGCAAGCAAGCCGGTTCAAGTGAAATACCAAAATCGTTTTTTAAGAGATTGCATTTGGGGTGGTCATCGTTCCAAAAGAATCTTTATTTAAAAATTCAGAAATTCTGGCGTAACAAAACTGCACTTATCCTGATTTCAATGTATCTCATTTTTCTAACGGGCTTTTTACGAGGCGGAAGTCTTGAATATGTATTGACAGATTTAAGAGGGATATTACCACTATTAATCCTCCCCTTAATCATAGCTAGCATGCCTTCACTTAGCAAAAAGCAATTACATGTTTTGTTGCTTTTCTATGTTGCCGCCGTTTTAGCCGGAACTATTTTCAGTGCAATTGAATTATTTGGAAGAAACTTTACCGAAATCCGGAATATTTCTATTTTTATTTCCCCAGTACGATTCGGACTAATGATCTGTTTTGCGATCGTTATCCTAATAGGATTTATTTTCGTAGAAAGATTTCAAAAACGCTTGGTTAAAATCCTGTTTGCAATTATTATTTTATGGCTGCTTTTTATCTTGATCAAATTAGAGTCGGGAATAGGAATCTTAATCTTGAGCATCCTCACCGTTGTATTTTTAATAAAAATACTCCTTAAATCAGGGTCAATTGTCCTGAAAATCGTTTTTTCATCCATACTTATTTCGTTTTTCGTCGCCACTTGGCTTTTTATTAATAATGAATTGAACCATTTTTACACAACTCCTAAAATTGAACTCCGTCAGCTCAAAAAAACAACAAGCCATGGAAATGCTTACCTGCACGACACAATCAATTATGGTATTGAAGATGGCAAATATATTGGTTTGCATTTGTGCGAAGAGGAACTTAAGGAAGCCTGGAATGTTCGCAGCACTTATGATTTTGACGGCCCTGATGAAAAAAGACAAGCTCTTCGTTCAACGCTTATCCGTTTTTTAACTTCCAAAGGGCTTTATAAAGATAAGGAGGGAGTTCAGCAACTTACAAATGAGGAAATTGGTTTTATTGAAGGCGGAATCGCCAACGCGAACCACATTTACAATCCCGGGATTAAAAGTCGAATCTCGAAAATAATATTTGGTTATGAAGTTTATCAAAAAACAGCTAATCCAAACGGAAATTCTTTAGCTCAACGAATCGAATTTTGGACCGTGTCGATTAACATTATTAAGGAAAATTTTTGGTGGGGAGCAGGTACAGGAAACATCCCTCAAGAATTTGAGACGCAGTACAATGAAATGAACTCAAAACTATTTCCGAAAAACCGCATGGAATCGCACAACCAATATTTATTGATAATGATATCAGTTGGTATATTTGGATTCATTTGGTTCATGTTTGCACTCATTTATCCCGGCATAAAAATCAAGGCTTTTTCTAATTATCGATATTTTGCTTTCATGTTGATTATACTAATTTCGATGCTTACTGATGATACCTTGGAAACACAAGCCGGGGTCACG
The Bacteroidota bacterium DNA segment above includes these coding regions:
- a CDS encoding O-antigen ligase family protein, which translates into the protein MYLIFLTGFLRGGSLEYVLTDLRGILPLLILPLIIASMPSLSKKQLHVLLLFYVAAVLAGTIFSAIELFGRNFTEIRNISIFISPVRFGLMICFAIVILIGFIFVERFQKRLVKILFAIIILWLLFILIKLESGIGILILSILTVVFLIKILLKSGSIVLKIVFSSILISFFVATWLFINNELNHFYTTPKIELRQLKKTTSHGNAYLHDTINYGIEDGKYIGLHLCEEELKEAWNVRSTYDFDGPDEKRQALRSTLIRFLTSKGLYKDKEGVQQLTNEEIGFIEGGIANANHIYNPGIKSRISKIIFGYEVYQKTANPNGNSLAQRIEFWTVSINIIKENFWWGAGTGNIPQEFETQYNEMNSKLFPKNRMESHNQYLLIMISVGIFGFIWFMFALIYPGIKIKAFSNYRYFAFMLIILISMLTDDTLETQAGVTFFAFFNSIFLLNPEDESKKAD